A single window of Sphingobacterium sp. ML3W DNA harbors:
- a CDS encoding 4'-phosphopantetheinyl transferase superfamily protein produces MIGNDVVDICQSRLDSNWQRKGFIQKLFTEEEQLLIANNLDTEMIIWLLWSMKEAAYKIWNRQTKIREYIPRKLVCTLLTQNSHSATGQVVCCGNIYHTKSSLSKEFLHTIAVIDFQALEHVIEIDSKSMLKYENGIPYQITEDQWRPVSVSNHGRFEKVVTIKAHEW; encoded by the coding sequence ATGATCGGTAATGATGTTGTAGATATCTGTCAATCTCGGCTAGATAGTAACTGGCAGCGTAAGGGATTTATACAAAAATTATTCACAGAAGAGGAACAGTTGCTAATAGCAAATAATCTGGATACCGAGATGATTATATGGTTATTATGGAGCATGAAAGAAGCAGCTTATAAAATATGGAATAGGCAAACAAAAATTAGGGAATATATTCCTAGAAAACTGGTATGTACATTACTGACACAAAACAGCCATAGCGCCACAGGGCAAGTTGTTTGTTGTGGTAATATCTATCATACAAAGTCTAGCCTATCAAAAGAATTTCTACATACGATTGCCGTGATTGACTTTCAAGCACTTGAGCATGTCATTGAAATCGACAGCAAAAGTATGCTAAAATATGAGAATGGTATTCCTTACCAAATTACAGAAGACCAATGGAGGCCGGTTTCAGTTAGTAATCATGGTCGCTTTGAAAAAGTGGTAACCATTAAAGCACATGAGTGGTAA
- a CDS encoding acyl carrier protein, with translation MNREHLIEKLKDIIKPYTTNDEALENLTEDTDFIHDLNVNSANLVDIVLDIEESFDVIIDNADMERMLNVRSAVEIIEIKLAEK, from the coding sequence ATGAATAGAGAACACCTTATCGAGAAGTTAAAAGATATTATAAAGCCTTATACCACAAATGATGAAGCTCTTGAGAACCTTACTGAAGATACCGACTTTATCCATGACCTGAATGTCAATTCGGCCAATCTTGTAGATATCGTATTGGATATTGAAGAAAGTTTTGATGTGATTATTGACAATGCTGATATGGAGCGCATGCTTAATGTAAGATCTGCCGTTGAGATTATTGAAATCAAACTTGCTGAAAAATGA
- a CDS encoding beta-ketoacyl-[acyl-carrier-protein] synthase family protein: MNRVVITGLGVVAPNGVGVKAFNKAIKNGVSGIRHDPQLQELQFSCQIAGKPQITDELKSEYFTDLELRGFDSTGILYGVIAGVEAWKDAGLSMTKNEEPDWDSGAIFGSGTSGIDKFRESIYKIDALQTRRLGSTVVAQTMNSGISAYLGGKLGLGNQVTTNSSACATGTEAIMMAYDRIRLGQAKRILAGSTGDSGPYIWAGFDALRVCCSSYNDRPEQGSRPMSATSSGFVPGSGAGALIIEDLESALQRGATVYAEILGGHVNSGGQRGTGSMTAPNSIAVQRCIIEALKNAGITGNDVDAINGHLTATVKDSLEIENWTKALGRRGVSFPYINSLKGMTGHCLSAAGSIECVASVLQLHEGFLFGNKNCIDLQQEITTLIAPSKIPLKTFNLNLDIIAKASFGFGDVNACIIFKKFKN, translated from the coding sequence ATGAACAGAGTTGTCATAACAGGATTGGGGGTCGTAGCTCCCAATGGTGTTGGTGTAAAAGCATTCAACAAAGCTATTAAAAATGGCGTTTCAGGTATAAGACACGATCCACAATTGCAAGAATTGCAGTTCTCTTGCCAAATAGCAGGAAAGCCTCAAATTACTGATGAGCTGAAGTCGGAATATTTTACCGATCTCGAACTTCGGGGTTTCGACAGCACAGGGATACTGTATGGCGTTATTGCAGGGGTCGAAGCGTGGAAAGATGCGGGATTATCCATGACAAAAAATGAAGAACCCGATTGGGATAGTGGTGCCATTTTTGGCTCGGGCACATCAGGCATTGACAAATTTAGAGAAAGCATCTATAAAATAGACGCTCTGCAGACCCGTAGATTGGGTAGCACGGTAGTTGCTCAAACCATGAACAGTGGCATCAGTGCATATCTCGGGGGAAAATTAGGACTTGGGAATCAAGTAACGACCAATTCCTCGGCCTGTGCAACAGGTACCGAAGCTATTATGATGGCTTATGACCGAATTCGATTAGGTCAAGCAAAACGCATATTGGCGGGCAGTACTGGAGACAGTGGTCCTTACATCTGGGCTGGCTTTGATGCCCTCCGCGTATGCTGCTCAAGTTATAATGACCGACCAGAACAAGGATCTCGCCCTATGAGTGCAACATCCTCAGGATTTGTTCCCGGTAGTGGGGCAGGAGCATTGATCATTGAAGATTTGGAAAGTGCCTTGCAGCGCGGCGCCACCGTTTATGCCGAGATATTAGGTGGTCATGTCAACTCGGGAGGGCAGCGCGGTACGGGTAGCATGACCGCCCCTAACAGTATTGCAGTCCAACGATGCATTATCGAGGCACTTAAAAATGCAGGTATCACAGGGAATGATGTTGATGCCATAAATGGCCACCTTACTGCAACAGTAAAAGATAGTCTCGAAATCGAAAACTGGACTAAAGCACTGGGACGGCGTGGAGTGTCATTCCCCTATATTAATTCCTTAAAAGGCATGACGGGGCACTGTCTAAGTGCAGCCGGAAGTATAGAGTGTGTGGCTTCTGTCCTGCAGCTGCATGAAGGGTTCCTATTTGGCAATAAAAATTGCATTGATTTGCAGCAAGAGATTACAACACTTATAGCGCCTTCAAAAATACCATTAAAAACATTTAATTTAAATCTAGATATCATAGCCAAAGCAAGCTTTGGATTTGGCGATGTAAATGCCTGTATAATATTTAAAAAATTTAAAAACTAA
- a CDS encoding 3-hydroxyacyl-ACP dehydratase FabZ family protein has product MELKDIRAQLPYSKPFLFVDELLHVDENGIIGTYTFAENLEFYKGHFKGNPITPGVILTETMAQIGLVSLGIFLLQNEPTEEAVIVFTSADMQFLKPVYPKEKVTVTSRKIFFRFGKLKCDVVMKNETGQEVCKGILAGIITSKL; this is encoded by the coding sequence ATGGAATTAAAGGATATTAGAGCACAATTGCCATACAGTAAACCTTTTTTATTCGTAGACGAACTCCTTCATGTGGATGAAAATGGTATCATAGGCACCTATACTTTTGCTGAAAATCTTGAATTTTACAAAGGCCATTTTAAAGGTAATCCGATTACCCCGGGAGTGATCTTAACAGAGACCATGGCACAGATAGGTCTGGTCAGTCTGGGAATTTTCCTACTCCAAAACGAGCCAACAGAAGAGGCTGTCATTGTCTTTACTTCTGCCGATATGCAGTTTTTAAAACCAGTATATCCAAAAGAAAAAGTAACGGTAACTTCTCGAAAAATATTTTTCAGATTTGGTAAACTCAAGTGCGATGTCGTTATGAAAAATGAAACCGGGCAGGAGGTGTGTAAAGGCATTTTAGCAGGCATAATAACCAGTAAGCTATGA
- a CDS encoding type III polyketide synthase: protein MNVKIVTVAKQLPKYSCSTTDVIPMLDTWLDGQDIRFIKKVKKIFEGAAVNRRYSILDPVEVFTATSFEEKNNIYCREAIILGEQVLEKALSKAGWEPQSLDYIITVSCTGIMIPSLDAYLINKMNLRQDIVRLPVTEMGCVAGISGIIYAKNFLKSNPGKRAAVIAVEAPTATFQLDDFSMPNMVSAAIFGDGAACCLLSSYEDDQGPAILDEQMYHFYDAEHIMGFKLTNGGLQMILDIGVPDTIAEHFGTIIHPFLQKNNLGIQDINHMIFHPGGKKIVLTVEKLFSEFEKNIDDTKEVLLQYGNMSSATVLYVLERVMDRQPQPGELGLMLSFGPGFSAQRVLLQW from the coding sequence ATGAATGTAAAGATAGTAACAGTTGCCAAGCAACTACCGAAATATTCATGCAGCACAACCGATGTAATTCCCATGTTGGACACTTGGCTGGATGGACAAGACATACGTTTTATAAAAAAAGTAAAAAAGATATTTGAAGGTGCTGCTGTAAATAGGCGGTATTCTATCCTAGACCCAGTTGAAGTTTTTACGGCTACTTCATTTGAAGAGAAAAATAATATTTACTGCAGGGAAGCTATTATTTTAGGCGAGCAGGTGCTTGAAAAAGCACTCAGTAAGGCCGGTTGGGAACCACAATCTCTTGATTATATCATCACCGTAAGTTGTACAGGCATTATGATACCATCATTAGATGCTTACTTGATTAATAAGATGAATCTGAGGCAAGATATCGTCAGGCTACCTGTTACCGAAATGGGCTGTGTCGCAGGGATATCAGGAATCATTTATGCTAAAAATTTCCTTAAGTCCAATCCTGGTAAACGTGCTGCTGTTATCGCTGTAGAAGCTCCGACTGCAACATTTCAGTTGGATGACTTTTCGATGCCCAATATGGTCAGTGCCGCTATCTTTGGAGACGGGGCTGCCTGCTGCCTGCTATCATCATATGAAGACGATCAAGGACCAGCGATACTCGATGAGCAGATGTATCACTTTTATGATGCGGAACACATTATGGGGTTTAAGCTTACTAATGGTGGTCTGCAAATGATACTTGATATTGGTGTTCCTGATACCATTGCCGAGCATTTTGGAACCATCATACATCCATTTCTTCAAAAAAATAACTTAGGTATTCAAGATATAAACCATATGATTTTCCATCCTGGAGGTAAAAAAATAGTCCTCACCGTAGAAAAACTATTTTCCGAATTCGAGAAAAATATAGACGACACGAAAGAGGTATTGTTGCAATATGGCAATATGTCCAGTGCTACGGTTCTTTATGTCCTAGAACGTGTTATGGATCGTCAACCCCAGCCAGGAGAATTAGGTCTTATGCTGAGTTTTGGCCCAGGATTTTCAGCTCAACGCGTTTTATTACAATGGTAA